One genomic region from Yamadazyma tenuis chromosome 4, complete sequence encodes:
- a CDS encoding uncharacterized protein (EggNog:ENOG503NUPX; COG:S), giving the protein MIDVSAQALAGKAQLTLRAITGNSIRSPSHICVEDNRLAYVASGGVVVCQITQDNRIQNQRFFAASSTDNDSEASSSANAYLNMISEREREPDSSHLKDSFGFSLEPDPIIFNGNNSSAGSISEEMDTISATKLKDRVRSISCMALSRNGRLLAIGETGYQPRILIFSLAPDSINSPIALIQHHTFGVSSLKFSENSRYLCSLGVVNDGVLNVWKINLNSIVLLATNRCSSVVNDLLWPGAHIITVGTRFIKVWNFNGEESPIRVDQKPTILKGKNVILGPFINHNFLSATILDECQVLIVAGSNTLVLLNLADEYKLIPLKSPPFSFNTLTSEKDSNKIWFNSNGFRINSITRGDLRPSETISVPLQQNQLLPPLSPSRYDLHTSDISRIFNYNTNYLLHVSENGVIELMNKDTFESVSLIGTLSKNIGGIKKYASEYMIFTKSGDINTTTIGDGEIRNVQRVELPSPELLQNTLTAAEKYESYLAVGDKFGHLYINEKQASNYESVYQVKAHESTINDIIMFTCEERTYLGKIYVCSSDRTISIHKIGPEIKAEKVLSLRATPISMERFANELIVSTNDKNLSIYNIDTLEQTRSLKVYNEKTNDSILLENFIVHNNIIFASTSNKCLRTFNYFTGKALTSNYGHSETVLSLSITDNKLISISADGCLFNWELEYPNNHQQGEGLKSATSSPNARSEAGLPMLSKVIRKILPSSPTRKKEDETQTPKQHPSRKASIPSLTPPHAQIILESPESSPTSRLTNATLKRIEAKRASGLAESPILRSRSMSPTSKGNGSPTKQYAVTPGKDRRTITRFSEEEAISSIHTNIRSIRSSLLNNQLDAKIKIQIRQELVSVLHLVEETSDSQLLEKYSDQLVEIVMSKLSNI; this is encoded by the exons ATGATAGATGTCAGTGCACAGGCATTGGCTGGAAAAGCCCAATTGACCCTCAGAGCCATCACAGGGAACTCTATCAGATCACCCAGCCACATTTGTGTTGAGGACAATAGATTGGCATACGTGGCTAGTGGTGGTGTGGTTGTGTGCCAGATCACCCAAGATAATCGTATTCAGAACCAACGATTTTTTGCGGCCAGTTCTACCGATAACGACAGTGAAGCTAGCAGCTCAGCAAATGCTTATCTAAATATGATTTCtgaaagagaaagagaaccCGACTCGTCTCATCTAAAAGACTCATTTGGTTTTAGCTTGGAACCTGATCCTATTATATTTAATGGCAACAACAGCTCAGCTGGCAGTATCTCGGAGGAAATGGATACCATTTCAGCAACAAAACTAAAGGACCGAGTCAGATCTATCAGTTGTATGGCTTTATCTCGTAATGGGAGACTTTTGGCGATTGGAGAAACTGGCTACCAGCCCCGGATTTTGatattttctttggcacCCGATCTGATAAACAGCCCAATTGCATTGATTCAACACCATACATTTGGTGTTTCCAGCTTGAAGTTTTCCGAAAACTCGAGATATCTATGTTCTTTGGGGGTTGTAAATGATGGAGTCTTGAATGTATGGAAGATTAATTTGAACTCCATAGTATTATTGGCCACCAATCGATGTTCTTCAGTGGTGAACGATTTGCTCTGGCCAGGAGCCCATATAATAACGGTTGGAACTCGGTTCATTAAAGTctggaacttcaatggagaagaatCTCCAATTAGGGTCGACCAGAAGCCTACTATTCTAAAAGGAAAGAACGTGATTCTAGGCCCCTTCATAAATCATAACTTTCTATCAGCAACTATTTTGGATGAATGCCAGGTGTTGATAGTAGCGGGCCTGAACactttggttttgttgaatttggccGATGAGTACAAGCTAATTCCTTTAAAGTCACCTCCATTCAGTTTCAATACTTTAACATCTGAGAAGGACAGCAACAAaatttggttcaattcGAATGGGTTCCGAATTAATTCAATAACCAGGGGAGACCTACGACCGAGTGAAACAATTTCTGTTCCgcttcaacaaaaccaatTACTTCCTCCTTTGAGTCCTTCAAGATACGATCTTCATACCAGTGACATCTCCAGAATTTTCAATTACAATACAAACTATTTACTCCATGTTTCTGAAAATGGAGTAATAGAACTAATGAATAAAGACACTTTTGAACTGGTGTCTTTAATAGGAACTCTAAGTAAAAATATTGGTGGCATCAAAAAGTACGCCAGTGAGTACATgattttcaccaagtcaGGTGACATTAATACTACAACTATAGGTGATGGTGAAATAAGAAAtgttcaaagagttgaacttccTTCTCCAGAGCTTTTGCAGAACACATTAACGGCTGCAGAGAAATATGAGTCTTATCTAGCAGTCGGTGATAAGTTTGGCCATTTGTATATAAATGAGAAACAAGCTTCAAACTATGAATCAGTCTATCAGGTAAAGGCCCATGAGTCCACAATAAACGACATTATTATGTTTACTTGTGAAGAGAGAACCTATCTT GGAAAGATTTATGTGTGTTCCAGTGATAGAACAATttccatccacaaaatAGGTCCAGAAATAAAGGCTGAAAAAGTGCTCTCGTTAAGAGCTACCCCCATCAGTATGGAGAGGTTTGCCAATGAATTAATCGTTTCTACCAATGATAAAAATCTACTGATATATAATATTGATACATTAGAACAAACAAGGTCGTTGAAGGTGTATAATGAAAAGACCAATGATTCGATTTTATTGGAAAACTTCATTGTTCACAACAATATCATATTTGCTTCTACGTCAAATAAATGTTTGAGAACATTCAACTACTTCACGGGAAAAGCATTGACATCAAATTATGGGCATCTGGAGACCGTCTTGAGTTTAAGCATCACGGACAATAAACTTATATCCATTAGTGCAGATGGGTGCCTATTCAACTGGGAACTTGAGTATCCCAataatcatcaacaaggagAAGGGCTTAAATCAGCCACAAGCTCTCCTAATGCCAGATCTGAAGCAGGGTTGCCAATGTTGTCCAAAGTCATCAGGAAGATTCTTCCCTCTTCACCTACTAGAAAAAAGGAAGATGAAACTCAAACACCCAAGCAACATCCAAGTCGTAAGGCTTCGATTCCTTCGCTTACACCTCCACATGCCCAAATCATACTTGAATCTCCAGAAAGTTCACCTACCTCAAGGCTTACCAATGCTACATTGAAGAGAATCGAGGCCAAAAGAGCTAGTGGATTAGCAGAATCTCCAATTTTGAGGTCCAGATCAATGTCTCCTACAAGTAAGGGAAACGGCTCCCCAACCAAGCAGTATGCCGTCACACCAGGAAAGGACCGAAGGACAATCACAAGATTCagcgaagaagaagccattAGCAGCATACACACTAATATCAGACTGATCAGAAGTTCACTTTTGAATAACCAGCTAGATGCAAAAATTAAGATTCAGATTCGGCAAGAACTTGTTAGTGTATTGCATTTGGTAGAAGAGACATCGGACAGTCAACTACTAGAAAAATACAGCGACCAGCTTGTTGAGATAGTGATGTCCAAATTGAGTAATATTTAG
- a CDS encoding uncharacterized protein (BUSCO:EOG0926534P) yields MEEISISIEETNKLRESIGLPPIPVSVKVDTRELPKKKSAKKDVLSIEETNKLRESLGLKPIEIVCTKPTQSQPNGTSIAKNSTHDNGVKERIESAKNRAEHRKKLHGRVILDDYAEESTDSWLHRLHTKSNKPDVPKVVKTIKASNEQYEMQIAHSTDDLMNMKDNDVLTLKDSDLMDETDTLGNDQILAAAASRLATEKGFKDENYNVNETVTLKGGKVVQTTSTSSLESEPTPNHKRKIGMSLFDDEDKESVPKAKKTTMKRLKKKSDKHKRVRIADEQKTDLKTVHLEPIENELEHDIQESLSIQRRFKQQKRRNMTPEDIAKEIRQMARVEQDDEMEKMVMTGTSVEDVVFDATADFLNNLVVKNDKDDVKEQKEQKEQKEQKEQKEQKEQKEQKEQNKDKVEQGVMSHEGSEKPSEQLQTEQSSPSTPLQPLGSIAQTLQYLRSQDIIGKPASSQLHPQQKQALKQLELTKLKTAIEQRKLQESLESDPQYAKLPAEEQKVIFEQRLDETLSEKFLQNTSPGGYAPRVEITYTDDSGQKLNTKQAFKYLSNKFHGTKSKSNLHSKSRINSHRKNYNPQ; encoded by the coding sequence ATGGAAGAGATATCTATTTCAATTGAGGAAACCAATAAGCTTCGTGAGCTGATCGGGTTGCCTCCTATTCCTGTATCTGTAAAGGTTGATACCAGGGAACTcccaaagaagaagctggcCAAAAAGGATGTATTATCGATAGAAGAAacaaacaagttgagagaatCTCTCGGCTTGAAGCCCATTGAAATAGTTTGTACCAAACCCACACAGAGCCAACCGAATGGCACATCCATAGCTAAGAACTCCACACATGATAACGGCGTCAAAGAGCGGATTGAATCCGCCAAAAATAGAGCTGAACATCGTAAGAAACTTCACGGTAGAGTGATACTAGATGACTACGCAGAAGAATCAACCGACTCGTGGTTACACCGCTTGCACACTAAGTCTAATAAGCCAGATGTTCCTAAAGTAGTGAAGACAATCAAAGCTTCCAACGAACAATACGAAATGCAGATAGCCCATTCTACTGATGATTTAATGAACATGAAAGACAATGATGTTTTGACCTTGAAAGATAGTGACTTGATGGATGAAACCGACACTTTGGGAAATGATCAGATTCTAGCTGCAGCTGCCTCCCGATTAGCAACTGAAAAGGGGTTCAAGGACGAAAATTATAACGTGAATGAAACTGTAACTTTGAAAGGTGGTAAGGTGGTACAGACGACTTCCACATCCTCTCTCGAATCTGAGCCTACTCCAAACCATAAGAGAAAGATTGGCATGTCTCTTtttgatgacgaagataAAGAGTCGGTTCCCAAAGCGAAAAAGACTACGATGAAGAGactcaagaagaaatcagacAAACACAAACGGGTAAGGATCGCTGATGAGCAAAAGACGGATCTAAAGACAGTTCACCTAGAGCCTATTGAAAACGAGTTAGAACATGACATACAAGAATCGCTTCTGATTCAGCGACGGTTCAAGCAACAGAAACGTCGAAATATGACGCCTGAAGATATTGCCAAGGAGATCAGGCAGATGGCGAGAGTTGAGCAGGATGACGAGATGGAgaagatggtgatgacGGGCACGAGTGTGGAGGACGTGGTGTTCGATGCTACCGctgatttcttgaataatCTAGTTGTGAAGAACGACAAGGATGACGTGAAGGAGCAGAAGGAGCAGAAGGAGCAGAAAGAGCAGAAAGAGCAGAAAGAGCAGAAAGAGCAGAAAGAGCAGAAAGAGCAGAACAAAGACAAGGTAGAGCAAGGTGTCATGTCTCATGAAGGTTCTGAGAAGCCTTCTGAACAACTCCAAACAGAACAGTCCTCTCCTTCTACCCCCTTACAACCTCTAGGCTCCATTGCACAAACTCTTCAGTACCTTCGTTCTCAAGATATCATAGGTAAACCCGCCAGCTCCCAACTCCACCCCCAGCAAAAACAAGCACTCAAACAATTGGAACTaaccaaattgaaaacaGCCATTGAACAACGTAAACTACAGGAACTGCTTGAATCCGATCCCCAATACGCAAAGCTCCCTGCGGAAGAACAAAAGGTCATTTTCGAACAGCGGCTCGACGAAACTCTACTGGAGAAATTTCTCCAAAACACCTCCCCTGGCGGCTACGCTCCTCGAGTCGAAATTACCTATACGGATGATTCTGGACAGAAGCTTAATACTAAGCAAGCATTCAAGTATTTATCCAATAAGTTCCACGGCACTAAATCCAAGTCGAACCTCCACTCTAAGCTGAGGATCAACAGCCACCGGAAGAATTATAACCCTCAGTAA